In the Saccharococcus thermophilus genome, TCTTTAGGATTAAAAGACCGTTCTTTCATTTGGATGAACACATATCTTTTTGAACATTGCTATCTCGATGTAGAAATCAAACGAACCAAAGCCAAAATTGGCCGTTTAACCCATCGTTTGTATCGATTAGAACAAAAGAAAACGAAATTAAAAGAGTATATCCCAAGTGTCGTGTTCGGAGGCAAAAAGTTGTTTAAACAGCAATTTACGAAAGAAGAATTTATAAAGGACCACGAATCTTGGAGAAAACTCTTTTTAGCTGCGCGAAATAAAGAAATGATCATCTCCGGCCGGAAAGATGCCGGTTCTGGAAACTTTGTATTCCATTACAATCCAGCAACCAATGAACTTCATATGACCTCCATAGGAGGCAGGGGGGTGATTTTTCCTGAAGTTGTGTTTCCATACGGGCAAGAGATCGTAAATAAAGCGGTGACAGATCAAATCCAATGTAAAAACAAAAAAGAGTATGGTAAACCGATTTCTTGGTCGATCGAAGATCACGGGGAATACTATATTATCAAATGTTTGGTGGATGTAGAATCGAATCCATATATTCATTTTTCTACCTCTGACGGAGTGATCGGAGTAGATTGCAATTACAATCACATTGCTTGGACAAATGTTTCGAAAGACGGAAACTTTTTGGAAAGTGGAAAATTAACGTTTTCGATAGAAGGGAAAACTTCGGGCCAGATTACAAAAATCATGGAAGCAGAAGCCATTGCTTTAGTGGATATTGCGGTTCGAAAGAAAAAACCTATTGTTTTGGAAAAGTTGGATACCACCTTATCCAAAACAGGGAATCGATACGGCAACAAAAAAGCAAATCGAATGAAGAGTATGTTCGCGTATCGAAAAATGATACAAGCGATCAAAAGCCGTGCCGACAAAATGGGAGTTGCTGTTATAGAAGTGAATCCGGCTTTTACTTCTGTCTCTGGGAAACTGAAATATATGCGCAAATTCGGTATCTCTATCCACCAAGCAGCTGCATTTACGATTGGCCGTCGAGGATTAGGATATAAAGAAAAAACTCCAAAGGTGCTGAAAAAATATATCCCGAAAAATACTTCGCATCATTGGAAGCATTGGTCTATTTTAGATAAAAAGTTTTCTGTTCGAACACATACGCTGTATCATCTTTTCAATGTGAACCAACCACACCAAGGAATAGATGTATTTCACCCATCGTTGTTAGAAGAAGAAAAACGTCAATTAATAAAAGCTTTATCGTAATAAACTATTAGAATATCATTATTTCTTGAAGTTTTAGAACAGAAGAACGCATTGTACCAGTCTCTTACTCTCGTCACCGGAGCAGATGGCGATTCTAGGAGCTGGGTGCATTGCAATGCGTTCTTTGGATGCCATACGAATGGAAGATGGTGTACCTTCTATATGTGCTTTCATAGGCATATAGCTGGTCGTCCCGAAAGGATACTTCGGACATCTTGTATGGCTACTCCTCTCGTTGAACGGAGGGGGGTCTTGGAACCTTTGAGCAACTATGGCCAGAGGAAACAAGAATCCCCCACTTCCACCGGCATTAGCCGGTAAGTGGGGGTAGTTCAATGTTGAATATGGTTGAAAATATCGTACATCGGCACGATAATCGAGGTGACAATCGTCCCGACAACACCCGAAAGCATCACGATCATCAGCGGTTCGATAAGCGATTTAAGCCGGTCGGTGCCGGCGTCGACTTCCGCCTCGTAAAAATCGGCGACTTTTGCCAGCATCGCGTCTAGCGACCCCGTTTCTTCGCCAATCGCGATCATTTGCGTCACCAGCGGAGGAAACGCCCAATGCCGCTTCATCGGCTCCGCGAGCGATCCGCCACGCTCGAGCGAGTCGCGCGCCTGCTTCATCACTTTCGCAATCACTTCGTTTTCGACAACATTTTCGACAATCGCCAGCGCCTGCAAAATCGGAACAGAGCTGGAAAACAGCGAGCTTAGCGTCCGCGTCATCCACGCCAGCGCCGCCTTTTGCACGAGCTTTCCGAAAATAGGGATGCGCATTGCGACGTAGTCAAGATAATATTTTGTTTTCTTTTGTTTTTTCATCAATGAAAACAAGACATATATCGCTATGAACGCAATGATGACGAGCCACCAGTATGTTTGCATCACTTCGCTTGCTTTTAAAATAAACCTAGTGATTGCCGGCAATTCGGCATGGAAATCGGCAAACATTTGGACAAAGGTTGGGACGACAGCGACTAATAAGAAGATAACGACGGCAACGGCAATGATCGCGACCGCTGTCGGATAAGCCAGAGCCGATACGATTTTTTGCCGCGTGCGATGCACTTTTTCAAAATGGTCGGCGAGCCGCTCCAACGTTTCATCCATGCTGCCGCTTGCTTCTCCTGCCCTTACCATGTTGACAAACAGCGGTGGAAATATGCGCGGATGTTTCGCCGCGGCAGCGGAAAGAGAATTTCCGGAGCGAAGCGATTCTTCAATATCGATGAGCGCTTTTTTAAGCGCTTTGCTTTCCGTCTGGCTCGCCAAAATGCGAGTCGAATCGACAATCGGTACACCCGCGCGGATCAGCGTCGCAAACTGGCGCAAGTAAATGACGAAATCTTGCAGCTTTACCGCTTTGCCAAACGTAATTTCCTTGTTTAATAACGTTTGCGGCGCTTCGGAGATTTCCATGACTCTTACGCCTTTTTGCCGCAATTTCAGCACCGCATCCCGCTTGGACTCGCTTGTAATCGTACCGCGCTGCCATCGTCCTTTCATATCCCGGCCTTCATATTTAAATTGAGGCATGTTCGTTGCCACGCTCCTGTGCAAGATACATTTCGGCCACTTCAAGATCGATCAATCCCGCCTGCATCAGCTCTTTTATGCTCATTGCCAGCGTATGCATGCCGAGCGCGCGGCTCGTCTGCATGACGTTGACAATTTGATGCACTTTCTCGTTGCGGATTAAGTTCGCCACCGCAGCGTTGTTGATTAAAATTTCTGTCGCCGCTACCCGCCCCGTTTTTTGCGGTGTTGGAAAAAGGCGCTGCGCGATAATTGCAACAAGCACGGAAGCAAGCTGGATGCGGATTTGCGCTTGCTGGGCGGGCGGAAACACGTCAATGATGCGGTCAATCGTGGCCGGGGCGCTCGCCGTATGCAATGTGCCAAGCACAAGATGCCCGGTTTCCGCGGCGGTAATCGCCGTATGAATCGTTTCTAAATCGCGCATTTCTCCAACTAAAATGACATCAGGGGCCTGTCTCAACGCGGCGCGCAGGCCGTTGGCAAAGTTGTTTGTATCAAAGCCGACTTCCCGTTGATCGATAATGCAGCCGCCGTGTTTATGCAAATATTCAATCGGGTCTTCGAGCGTAATAATGTGCTTGCGCATCGTTTTGTTCATATAATCAATCATTGCCGCCAGCGTCGTCGATTTTCCGCTTCCGGTCGGTCCAGTCACCAGCACGAGCCCTTGCGGCTTTTCGGCAATGCGCTTGATCACTTCCGGAAGCCTTAATTCATCGATCGTCGGGATTTTTGTCGGTATAATCCGGATGGCAAGCGAAATGCATGACCGCTGTTTAAACACATTGATACGGAAGCGGGAAACGCCTGGTATCCCGTAGGAAAAATCCAATTCTCCTTTTTGCTGAAACTGGAGCCACAGCTCCTGCGGAATGATCGCCTTCGCCATTCCTTCCGTATCTTCCGGACGAAGCACATCTTGTCCATATTTTTTTAATTCGCCATGAATGCGGAAAATCGGTGGAACGCCAACCGTTAAATGAACATCGGAAGCTTTCACTTCAAAGGCAGCACGCAGCAAAGCGTCGAGCTTCTCTTTCATGTTTCTCACCTTTTAACTTAAAATCGCCACTTTCAACACTTCTTCGAGCGTCGTTAATCCTTGCTTGACTTTTAACAATCCGTCATCGATCAAAAAAATCATCCGATTTTTAATGGCAAGCTCGCGCAGTTTCGAAAACGGCTCTTTGTTTAAAATGACGCGCCGCATTTCTTCCGTCATGACAAGGAGCTCGTGAATCGCCATCCGTCCGCGATAGCCCGTCATATTGCACGTTGGACAGCCGCGGCCGCGAATAAGCTTATCGATTTTCATGCCGCGGCGGGCGAAAATTTCGATTTCCCGCTTTGTCGGTTCCTGCTCTTCCTGGCAGTCGCGGCAGACACGGCGAACGAGCCGCTGCGAAACAACCCCAGCGAGCGATGTCGCCACTAAAAACGGCTCAATTCCCATATCGATGAGGCGGGTGATCGTGCTTAAAGCATCGTTCGTATGCAGGGTGCTTAGCACTAAATGGCCAGTCAAAGAAGCGCGAATCGCCACTTCCGCCGTCTCGCGGTCGCGAATCTCCCCGACCATAATAATGTTCGGGTCTTGGCGCAAAATCGAACGCAACCCTTGGGCAAACGTCAAGCCAACGTTCGGGTTGACTTGAATTTGATTGATTCCTTCTATCTGGTATTCGACAGGATCTTCGATCGTAATAATGTTGACTTCTTCACTGTTTAAATGGTTGAGAGCCGCATAGAGCGTCGATGATTTTCCCGACCCGGTCGGTCCGGTAATCAAGACGATTCCTGTCGGCCGTTCAATCAGCTCGATAAACCGCTGCAAGTTTAGTTGATTAAAGCCAAGTTTATGAATATCGTTCAGCGCCGCTCCCAAATCGAGCACGCGCATCACGATTTTTTCACCGTAGATGGTCGGCAATGTAGAAACGCGCAAATCGACCGGGTGAAAATCGATGTCCATTTTAATCCGGCCGTCTTGTGGAATGCGATGTTCCGTAATATCCATGTTGGCTAAAATTTTAATTCTGGCCGTCAGCATGCTTTGCATATGTTTTGGCAGCGCGCGGTCGGTCCGCAATACGCCGTCAACGCGGTAGCGGATTAACACTTTCGTTTCTTGCGGATCAATATGGATATCGCTCGCCCGCTGTTCGACGGCCAGCTGCAAAATTTGATTGACCAGGCGGACAATCGGAGAATCCTCTTCGGGAATTCGTTCCTCTTCCCTCGTCTCCGGCGCCGGTGCCATTTGCAAAAAATCTTCGACAGATTCATCCATGTCATAATATTTGTTAATCGTACGCAAAATATCGTCTTTTGAAGCGATCGCCGTTTCAATGTGAAATCCTGTCGAAAGACGCAAATCATCAATGACAAAAAAGTCCATCGGGTCCGCCATCGCGACAAGCAGACGGTCGCCCTCAATTTTTAACGGCATCACCATATGCCGCTTCGCAAATTCTTTAGAGATCAAGTTGGTCGCTTTTGGATCGATCGGATAGCGATATAAGCTGACATGCGGAATGCCTAATTGAAATTCGAGCACCTCGATTAACTGCTGCTCCGTAATATATCCCAGCTGCAAAAGCGCATCGCCCAGCTTTTGCCCAGGCGCTTTTTCCTTTAACGCTTCTTGCAGCTGCGCCTCGGTAATTAAACCAGCTTCCACTAATAAATCGCCCAACCGTTTTCGCTCTTGTTTTTTCTTCATCCTCATCCCTACTTTTCACGGTTATCGTTCACTTGGCTGTTAGAAACGTTTGTGGAAGGCGTTTGGCCATTTTCCGATTGTCCGTCTGTAGATGGGCTCTGCTGATTCTCTTGCTTTTCGCCCGCTTGCTCGCTGTTTTTCGTCTCATTGTTCGCTTGTTGCTCGTTATTGGCCGGCTGTTGTGGAGAAGTTGGATTTTCGCTCATATTGGATTGCGTGTCCCCTACCTCTAAACCACGGAGTTCGATCGTATACGTTGGAGGATAAAAGTCTTCAGCAATGGTCTCGGCTCGTACAAGATGATGCTGTCCATCGTACGTTTCCCTCGTTACTTTCACGAGCATTCCCCGTTTGCCGCTTTGTTTTAATTGACGTTCCCCGGGACGAAGGAGCGGGCTATATTGAACGACCGTTCTCGGTTCGAAATATTCGATATCTCCTACTTTGACAACATATTGATAAGCAAACGGCAGCCCAACAAGCGTTACGCGCAGGCCGGCTTTGGCTTTTTGAAACACGAGCGTATAAGCGGTGGTGTTTGGATTATAAAATTGCAAGTCGCGGCGGTCGTCGACCTTTGCTTCATATCCAATCTCAATTCCATCAGGCAGTTCACGGCTTGTATTCCGTTCGATGATCATAAAATTAGTCGGCAAAATCGTTTGATAAATCGCCGAGGCGATGGTGCTCATCGCTTCCGAAGAAAAGGATTTTCCTGCTTCTTTCATATAGGAAACAAGAGAAAAAATTTGTTTTCCTTTTATTACAATCGCTGGATTCGTAGAAAGCCACTCCGATAGTTCGCTATTGCTTGTTTGTATCGTGGCAGAGCTCACTGGCTGCAGCGCTTCCCTGCCGCGTGAAACGTAGACAGCGAGATCAAGCGGCTGCGTTGGCATTTGTAAGCGAGCAGCGAGATCGACTAAGTCGTTTTCTAACTTTTTGAGATTGATAGATGAAACGAGCGAGGGAGGCAGCAGCTTTTGGATGATGGCCGAACACGCTTGCATATCCACGAGCACGAAAAGCGGCGCTGGTCGTCCAGAAACCATTTGCGCTAGGCTTTGTTCCGTTTGAAACGTAAATAGCGATGCAGGAATGACATCTTTCTTTTCCTGGTACATCACGGGGATGGAAGCACTCGCTTTCCATTCGTTGACTTTGTTCTCCACCGTTTGCAGCGCTTCCTGCTTCGTTTTTCCTGCCAGCGAAATCGGGCCAATCATAGTTCCTGCAGGCAGACGGTCGGTGTCAGCGAAAAACGTTTCGTAAGCTAACACCCCTATTTGCGAAAAACTAATGAAATAAATCGTGCAAATGGCCGTGATGGCAAACAATTTTACCGCAGCAATGCTTCTCACCGCCTACCTCTCCCCTTTTCTTTATGCTTCCACGTTCATCGACAGATCGACAATCACGCTTGGTCCTTCATCCTGCGCTTTTTGAATATGCTCTTCCGTCAATACGGTGCCAGCCGCAATCAGCACGTTTCCATTTTTATCGAAAATATCTTTCGTAACCCGCTTTCCTCTTAAAAGGGCAATTTGCTTTTCCCGCAATGCTTGCAGCGCTTCGATGTTTTCCGCTTCCTCTACCATCGCTTCAATATTGGAATGCCACGCAGACACCTCTTCCTGTTCAGGAGCTGTCTGTTCATCAAAAGCATCCTCCGCCGCTGCTTCCCCTTCCTGCCGCGAAATAAGCGAACGGGCTTCGTCAAGCAAAGATTGCGGCGCATCTTCGCTGACCACTAAAATATCTTTTCCGTACGTCAATATCGATGCAGATGGCAACACCGCCTGGCGGTCGCCAACACGCAATTCGACGCCAATAATTTCCCCTGTTTCTTCATCGACAAAAAACTCGGTTACCTCGCCTAGCAGCTGTCCTTTTCTCGTCATCGCTTTCGTATTTTTAATGCGAATTTGTTTGTTGACAAGCTGGTTGGCAATCGGAATTTCCGACAAATCAATGACATCGTGAACATTTTCTACCGTTACGGCGAATTCGCCGATGCCGACTACTTTTTTAAACGGGATCGCTTTTAAGCTTAGCTGCACATCTTCTTGCTCCACGGTCAAAAAATCGAGCGAACCTTTTTCCGGATTAATGACGAGCGTTTTGACTTTCCCGATTTGTGCGCCGTCAGAAATGCTAATAATCGGAAGACCAATGATTTGTGCACTATTTTTCATGCTTTTCACCACACCCATTTTGTAATTTCTCTACCATTTGCTGAAGAAATTGAATTTCCGCATGTATGATTGGATAGGAACGGAATTTTTCCTCAAGCTGGACAAGCCATGTGGCAAGTCGGTCGTATTGTTTTTCTATTACATAATGTTCCATTAATAGACGGGCAAATACATAATAATTTTCATCAGGCAACGGGGCTTGCAAACATTGCGTCAGATATTGTTCATATCGCAACGGATCCATATGCTTACGGTTTAAGCGAAGCTCATCGGCCACGGTTCGAATCACTTCCGACCGCACTTGCGAAATAAGAGAACCATTTTCTGGCGCCTTTTTGCCGGCTTCCTGTTCCACAACGGATTGCTCTTTTTCGCCTACATCGTGCTCCTGCTCCGCCAGCTGATATCCGTCGGCTATTTCCGTTCCTTCTTCTATTGTTTCACGCCATACCGCTTCTCTAAGATTCGCTTCCCGAACTTCTATTTCTTCCGGAATAATTTCCTCCCATTCCACGCCACTCTCTTCTTCTGCCTCTAAACCGTTTTCGTTAAGCGATAAATGGTCGGTAAGCACGTCCCAAGTATGTAAATTCGACAGTTTCTCTTCGCCGTCCGCTTCTGCTTCTTGCGTCGCCGCAGGAATGACGGTCATCTGTTCTTCCAGCTCTGGCGTCACCGCAACAGGCAATTCATCCAGCAGCTCTGCATACGGAGCGGCCGCAGGCAATAGCGGCTCAACGCTTTCTTCTTCGTGCGGATCGGCGATTTCCATTGTTTCCCAAACCATTTCGCCTTCACTGCCATGTTCCGGCTGTTTTTCCTCCACGGCCACTTCTGAAAGCAGCTCGTCCAATGCCGGCGTTTCCTTTTGCTTTTCCTCGGCATTTTCCACCGTTGCTTCGATGCGTTCGACATCCGCAGCCGCTTCGAACGGCAATTCATCGACCATGATGATTTCCTCTTCTTCATCTGCCGTTAAACTTTTTTGCGAAACGTCGCCCGCCGTTTCGACCTGCATTGCTATTTCTTCTAGCGGTGTTTCATCTGCTATTGCCTCTCTCTCACGTAAAACATCTATATTTTTACTAACAGCATCGAAAGTTTTGCCTGCCTGTTCATCTTGTGCTTCAAATTCATCATCATCCACTTGTTTTTCTTTGTAAAAAACATGGGCAAATTGCCGATGAAGTAAATAGGTCACAGCGATCATGAGTAATCCTACTAATAAAACAAGCTGCCACATAGAAAAAAAGGGTTTTGCAATGAAAGAAAGAAAAGAGAGCAACATGGCAATCAGCAGCACTACAATTTTCCCAACACTGCTTAGTCCAACAGGGAGAACCAGTAAAAGCGGGAGCGCCAGAACAAAAGCAATAACCATAAAAATAGCGTGCTTCAATATGTCACCCCGTTTCCCGATAGCATGACAAGACTATTTTCCTAAAAAACTGCAATATCGGACTCTAACATATTGTATAATAAAGTTACATATTTTGAAAGAAGGGTATAGCAAATGGCGCAAAAGAAATTTCCTATCATCCACCGCGCGAACGGATTTACGTTGCTCGAAGTGCTATTGTCCATTACGATTTTATCTACCGTCGCGATCGGTATGTTCTATTTCTTTACTAACGCCATGAAATATACGACATATAATCAAGGAAAAACGGTGGCGATCAACATCGCCCGCGGCGTGTTGGCCTATATGGAACGCCTTGATTTTACAACATTAAAACAGTATGTGGATAAGGAACTGCACGATTCCAACATGCCGTTTGTTAAACTAAACGCTTCTAGCTGCAATCTTCCGCTGTTTGAAGAAAAGCAAGTGTGCGAGGCGCTACTCCGCCCCACGATCAATAATGTTACATATGATGAAACTCGCATTCATGTATTTCTTATTCCATATAACGATAAAGAAGCGTGGGACAAGCTGAAAGCATCCCCGCCAGAGGAGTTTCCAGCTTCATTAAAAGAGGAGATTCGCAACGAAAATATCGAAAATCTGGACACGGATTTGCAAAACTATTTGCTAAAAATTTATGTGATCGTGCGCTGGGGCGACCGAGCCGATGAGTCGGAATGGGTAGAAGGGGTCATTGCTAATGAGACGATACGTTAATAATTCAAACGGACTATCTCTTGTCGAACTGTTAGCCGCCATTACCATTTCTTCCTTTATCCTCGTCTCTATTTATGGCGTGTTTTTCAGCGGATTGAATGCGTATAAGCGAATTTATATCGAAAATGAGCTGCGCAGCGAAGCTGATTATCTCGTGGCGACGATTATGAATAGACTGTATCAATTTTCTCCCGATGGCCTCAACATGGAAGAAACAACGAATCAGCAGCTGCAGTTTGTAACCGATCGCCAAAAAGTGATTAATCCGTCCGTCGGCATGGTCGAAGAGCAAAAAACGAGCGGTGAAACGCTCACTGTTTCTTTGCAGCAGGATACAGTGCTGCTCAATGGAGAACAGCTTTCGTCCGCGCATTTAAAAATTGTTTCCAGCCAGTCCGAGCTTTCATATCGCTGTGCGAAACAAGAAGAAAATATTTGCCGAAGCGGCGTCGTTACCATTATGCTTACCGTCCAAGACCGAGATCACGACGATCCAAACGATTTGCTGTATATCAAACCGTTTACATTAAAAACCGAATTCGGATTTTAAAGGGAGTGGGCGCATGGACGAAAAAGGATATAGTTTAGTCGTCACCCTCTTGATGATTACTATCTTTTTTTTTGCTCGGTTTAACGATTTTATCTGTCTCCATTTATCAGGCAAGATTTACAGAAGTGCGCGTGCAAGACATTGAATCGCTTCATGAAGCGACAAAAGCTATCGAGGAAACGATTGCGGAAATAAAGGTAGCTATTTCGAAACCTTCTTTTGAACTGTCTACTCCTAGAAATTTGGATACACAATTGGCTACGCTGCTTCCTGCTTTAGAGCAGCGCTATGGGGTAAAGATTCAGGACGTAACAACAGACTATCAGATCGATCGCGATAAATTGTTCACCCGCGTTTTTTTACTTTCCAAACCATACGGCAGCAAAACGATGGAAAGACGGGTGATTTTGACGAATACGCCAAGCTTTTTAAAATATGCGATCGGGTCGACAAAAGACGTGATTTTAAATGGCGGCGCGTATATAGACGGAAATATGTATGCCGGGGAAAATGCATATATCACCAACGTCGCCAACTACATTGACAACTCGCAAAAATATATAGAGCAAACATCCTTTCCAACGGCAAGCAAAACAAGTGTGTTCTTTGTCAACGGAAATAGTTACTCGTGCGACCATCAAAACGGGGCGAGCGCCTGCTATACGTTTTCCAATCATACATTCGAGCGCGTGAAGGCTAATTTTTCCCCGGGCTTCCGTTTTCAGTCGCAATCTCCTTCCGTTCAAAAAGAAAAAGAAGAGTTTATAGATGTGGATTTTGAATGGACGGTAAAAGATAAACTGTTAAACGCGGCGGGAATACGAACGTTTAGCGATGAATACGAGAGCCACATTCAGAAAAGCGTCGAACAGCTTATCAACGATCTCGAAAACCGTTTTACCATTTTCGATAGCATGCCATCGCTGCTTGCGCATATCGATTCAACGAATCAATCCGTCCTTCTGCAATCGAACGATTCGTCATTATTTTTCCTTGACCGTGGGGAACTTGATTTGCAAGACAAATGGCTGATTGTCAACGGCGATCTCTTTTTAGGAAACAGCGTCAACGAGCCAACAAAAGTGCAAGGAAATATTATTGTGCTCGGCAATTTGACGATCAGCGGCGATATTCAGCTTGATTCGACGATTTACGTCCTTGGGCGCACACTCGTTTATAACGCTAATATCGCTGGATGGAACAATAAAGAAGTCGTGCTTCTTTCCAAAGGACCGTTGGAAATCGCGCGAATCAATGAGTTTGAAAACAACTTTTCTTTTGAGCAGCCGAACTTAAAAGGATACTTTTATACCGACAGCAACGCGGTGCTGTATGCAGTCGGATCTTATATCAATATTCAAGGCGGATTGTTCGCGCGCGGCAACGAGCTTGAAAGCGCGCCCGATTCGGACGTTTCCGGACTCGTCATCAACGCTTATCGGGGCGCGGCGACAAAACAAGGCGGACTTATTTCCTTCATTCCTCCTTCATCGCCGGATCAAACAGAAGAATCCCGGCTTGTCATCCGCCACGACCCGAATGTCTTGATCGACCGCGGCGAAGGTTTGCCGTTTGTGAAAAAGCTGTCTCTCGTCGTTGACAAGCTAATCGTAAAATAAAATGACACAGGAATGAATAATCGGATGCCATCTTTTTGGAGTTAAAAAGAAAGGGGCCTAAAAGCGAATGTTTTTAGGCTCCCTTTTTGTTTTACCATCTATTCTTTCCGCTTTCTCCATCGCCTCCTGAAGACGATTTCTCTTGGACAACCACTATGATCGAATCTTTGATTTCTTGCCCATCCTTCGTTTTTGCATTGGCAATCGCGGTAATCGTTGAATATCCGACATCTTTGGCAACGATATACCATTTGCCTTGCTGCTGGCGCGCTTCGACATATTCCGGAGCGGTCGATTGTACGGAGTAGAGACGCTTATCGGTAGCATTTTCTGGATCAAAAGTTAGTTGAGATTGAACGTCCAGCTCTTGGCCTACCGTCATATATAAAACGGGCTGTTGGAAATGGATCGCTTTGAGCGGCACGAACGGGTCAATGACCGTAATGATCGCTTTTGCCGCCACGTTGCTGCCGTCTGTCGCTTTCACCGTAATCTCTGCCGTCCCCGGATGAACGGCCGTGACTGTTCCGTCCTCCACCGTCGCGACGTCCGGATTGCTTGAAGTCCATTGCAATGTTTTATTCGTCGCATCGTCCGGCAAGATCGTAACCGGAATCGTCTGCGTTTCGCCAATTTCCATCGCTTGTTTATAGTCTCCTAATGTTAATTGACGAATCAGCTTTATATACGTAAGCGATACAGTGGTAATGCCGTCTCCTTTTGTTAATCCGCCTTTTGACCTAATGGATATCGTCGAAACGCCGTCCCAAGTGATTGGAATTTCATACGGGGAATCCAGCGGCCTCCAGCTGTTGTCTTGCTTTGGATTCTCCACTTTATACTCATACGTAACTCCTTCTCCGGCCACGACATCCGTCATTTTGGCGGTCGGCTGTTCCGTCACCGTCGCGCCGCTTGCGACAGACTGACCGCTTGCCGTTACAATCGCGACATGCGGTTTTAAGGAGAGGGATACGGTTTGGTCATTATTGTACGTCACCAAAAGAACCGAATCATCGTCATCCTTATATTGCAGCGCCTTTACCGGAAGCATAAGCAACCCATAATTGTTCGGATGTTTCGTCGTTCCAAGCAAATTGGTTGCCGAATCAAGCTCTTGCCATTTTGTAATAAGGCCGCGGCTGTCTCCTTCGTAATACATATCAGGAAATTCACCCAAGCGGACTTTCATTGCGATCCGCTGCGAAGGGGGAGTTAAAGATGCCGTCTGCGCCCCATATTTGCTATCTTGAAAAGAAACGGTAGCCGGCGGCAATTGCACCCCTTCCATCGCCCAATTCGCTTGAAGCGTCAATTCGGCGGTAATCTGGTTGTTATTTAGTTTCTTATAGTCGATGACCGTATTCGGAAACGCAATCTCGGCATATTGGACGCCGTTTTTTGTATATACGGTCACGTTTTGTGACGGAATAGCTGTAATTCCGTCCGGAAGCGGTTGAATCAGCTTGATGTTGCTGATGTTCCCGGATGCGTTTCCGACGTAACCCGTCGCCATCAGCGAGTAGGTTGCCTTGAATTGATTCGTATCCCCGTCTGCGTTGCCGAATTTCACTAAATCGCCGACATCCCTTGTGATTCCTTGCAGCGTCACCGTTCCGTCAAATGACGGCGGCACCTCGTCTTTCACGACAACGGTCACCGATTTCGTCATTGGCGGCTGCAATTCCCCGTAAACGTTGCGATACGTCAATTCCGCGTTAAACGTATATGTCCCTTTCGCTTTAAACAGCACCGGAATCGAAATAGTAACAGGAGGCGGTGTCGGTTGTCCTACTTTATATGGAATCGAAAACGTGATATAGGCGTTTTCTTTCTTATCATCGAGCCAAACTTGATCCGTCTCGACGAT is a window encoding:
- a CDS encoding IS200/IS605 family accessory protein TnpB-related protein; protein product: MKKAYFSRRLYKSEMDILHVTETSYALELFHQAKRFAFQTLIREKRWGRKLNEESLHIVVKKKYGLNDYFANSAVREANALFSSLMELNKIHVQQTEEKIKDVKKKRKTERTKLTKLRKIKESCIKGNLRFPKNTNFVLHKSGIISLGLKDRSFIWMNTYLFEHCYLDVEIKRTKAKIGRLTHRLYRLEQKKTKLKEYIPSVVFGGKKLFKQQFTKEEFIKDHESWRKLFLAARNKEMIISGRKDAGSGNFVFHYNPATNELHMTSIGGRGVIFPEVVFPYGQEIVNKAVTDQIQCKNKKEYGKPISWSIEDHGEYYIIKCLVDVESNPYIHFSTSDGVIGVDCNYNHIAWTNVSKDGNFLESGKLTFSIEGKTSGQITKIMEAEAIALVDIAVRKKKPIVLEKLDTTLSKTGNRYGNKKANRMKSMFAYRKMIQAIKSRADKMGVAVIEVNPAFTSVSGKLKYMRKFGISIHQAAAFTIGRRGLGYKEKTPKVLKKYIPKNTSHHWKHWSILDKKFSVRTHTLYHLFNVNQPHQGIDVFHPSLLEEEKRQLIKALS
- a CDS encoding type II secretion system F family protein, whose product is MPQFKYEGRDMKGRWQRGTITSESKRDAVLKLRQKGVRVMEISEAPQTLLNKEITFGKAVKLQDFVIYLRQFATLIRAGVPIVDSTRILASQTESKALKKALIDIEESLRSGNSLSAAAAKHPRIFPPLFVNMVRAGEASGSMDETLERLADHFEKVHRTRQKIVSALAYPTAVAIIAVAVVIFLLVAVVPTFVQMFADFHAELPAITRFILKASEVMQTYWWLVIIAFIAIYVLFSLMKKQKKTKYYLDYVAMRIPIFGKLVQKAALAWMTRTLSSLFSSSVPILQALAIVENVVENEVIAKVMKQARDSLERGGSLAEPMKRHWAFPPLVTQMIAIGEETGSLDAMLAKVADFYEAEVDAGTDRLKSLIEPLMIVMLSGVVGTIVTSIIVPMYDIFNHIQH
- a CDS encoding type IV pilus twitching motility protein PilT; the encoded protein is MKEKLDALLRAAFEVKASDVHLTVGVPPIFRIHGELKKYGQDVLRPEDTEGMAKAIIPQELWLQFQQKGELDFSYGIPGVSRFRINVFKQRSCISLAIRIIPTKIPTIDELRLPEVIKRIAEKPQGLVLVTGPTGSGKSTTLAAMIDYMNKTMRKHIITLEDPIEYLHKHGGCIIDQREVGFDTNNFANGLRAALRQAPDVILVGEMRDLETIHTAITAAETGHLVLGTLHTASAPATIDRIIDVFPPAQQAQIRIQLASVLVAIIAQRLFPTPQKTGRVAATEILINNAAVANLIRNEKVHQIVNVMQTSRALGMHTLAMSIKELMQAGLIDLEVAEMYLAQERGNEHASI
- a CDS encoding GspE/PulE family protein, which codes for MKKKQERKRLGDLLVEAGLITEAQLQEALKEKAPGQKLGDALLQLGYITEQQLIEVLEFQLGIPHVSLYRYPIDPKATNLISKEFAKRHMVMPLKIEGDRLLVAMADPMDFFVIDDLRLSTGFHIETAIASKDDILRTINKYYDMDESVEDFLQMAPAPETREEERIPEEDSPIVRLVNQILQLAVEQRASDIHIDPQETKVLIRYRVDGVLRTDRALPKHMQSMLTARIKILANMDITEHRIPQDGRIKMDIDFHPVDLRVSTLPTIYGEKIVMRVLDLGAALNDIHKLGFNQLNLQRFIELIERPTGIVLITGPTGSGKSSTLYAALNHLNSEEVNIITIEDPVEYQIEGINQIQVNPNVGLTFAQGLRSILRQDPNIIMVGEIRDRETAEVAIRASLTGHLVLSTLHTNDALSTITRLIDMGIEPFLVATSLAGVVSQRLVRRVCRDCQEEQEPTKREIEIFARRGMKIDKLIRGRGCPTCNMTGYRGRMAIHELLVMTEEMRRVILNKEPFSKLRELAIKNRMIFLIDDGLLKVKQGLTTLEEVLKVAILS